One Gemmatimonadaceae bacterium genomic window, GGCCGCGTCCCGATCTCGATGCGCAGGGCGCACCACCGATGAAGACGAACATCGACATGGACCTGCAGAGATACGCCGCATCACTGTTCGGTGACTCGCTGATGGGTGGGGCGATTGCCCTCGAGCCGAAGACCGGAGGCGTGCTTGCATTGTACAGCCACCCGAGCTTCGATCCCAATCGGTTCACGGGCGGCATCCCTCCTGACTACTGGAAGGAGCTGAACACCGATCCCCGGCGACCACTGTTCAACAAGGTGATCCAGGGGACGTATCCGCCGGCCTCGACCTGGAAGCTTGCTACTGCCAACATCGGCATGGAATTGGGTCTGGTGAAAATCGACACTCGTATGCCCATCGCCTGCTCGGGCGGCCTCCAATACGGGCGCCGGTACTTCCGATGCTGGGAGAAGCGCGGGCACGGCAGCCTGAACCTCGCCGGCGCAATCACGCATTCGTGCGACGTGTACTTCTACCAGCTGGGGCTTAGAATTGGACTGAACCGGCTCGTCGCTGGGGGAGTAGACCTCGGGTTCCGCGAGCGTTCGGGGATTGACCTTCCAAACGAGTACAAGCCAAGGTTTCCGTCGAAGGACGTAAAAACCTACTACGACCGGTTGTTCGGTCGAAACTGGAGCAATTCGGAGACGCTCAACCTGGCGATTGGTCAGGGTGCAAACTCACAAACCGTCGTCAGCATGGCGAAGTTCTTCACGAGTCTGGCGACCGACGGTGCTGCGGCTACGCCCTACCTTGTCGCTCGCCCGCCGGAGCGGACTCCAATAATGAAGCTCACACCCGACCAAATAGCGGGATTGCGAAGGGCAATGGCTGGAGTTGTGTCAGCCGGTGGCACAGCCGCTTCTGCAAATATCAAGGGTGTGGTCCTGGCCGGGAAAACGGGCACCGCTCAGAACACCGAGAGACCAGACGAGGATCACGCATGGTTCGTCGGATTCGCTCCGGCTGACGACCCGAAGATAGTTGTCGCCGTGTTCCTCGAGTTTGGAGAGCACGGTTACTACGCGGCGCGCCTGGCATCGAAGATCATCAGTTATTACCTAAAGGTGGATGTGAAACCGGAGCTGGTAGAAGCTGGCGGCTAAGTGATGCGACGCATAGTCGCGGACTATCCGCTCGTCATCACGGCGCTTCTGCTCTCGCTGTTCGGTGTGGCGATGGTCTATTCCGCCGGCCAGACCGATACACCTACTGCGGTCATGCGCGTCTACCGATCCCAGCTGCTCTGGCTCCTCGTCGGTATGCTCGGCGCGTACGGCATCAGCCGCTCGTCGGTGCGCTTCATCGAATGGGTGACGGTGCCGGCCTACTGGCTGTCGATCGCTCTGCTCGCGTTGACTCTCGTCATCGGCGCCGGAGCCGGCACCGCGGCGAGCACCAAGAGCTGGCTCGCAATCGGCGGAGTTCGAATCGGGCAACCCTCCGAGTTGGCAAAGGTCACAGTGGTCCTGATGCTTGCGAGGATCCTGGCTGCGAGGCGCGAGCCGCCGAAATCGATTCTCGACTTGTGGTGGCCCGCGCTCGTCGTGGCGATTCCATGGGTCATCATCATGCTTCAGCCTGACCTGGGCACCGGCATCGTCTTCATCGGGATCTTTTTTGGCATGCTGTACTGGTCGGGAGTAGCGTGGCCGCTGCTGCTCCTGCTTGCAAGTCCCGTCGTGAGTCTCATCCTGTCGTTCAGTACCGGGCTGTGGGGAGCGTGGTTTCTGGTGCTCCTCGCGCTCGTGCTGTACTACAGGCCGTACCTGGTCGAAGGCATCGTGTTGATGGTCGCCAACATCGCGACCGGCGTAATTGCCCCGATTCTCTGGGAGAAGCTCGCCCCGTACCAGCAGAACCGACTACGGGTGTTCATCGATCCTTCGGCTGACCCGCGCGCGTCGGGATACCACGTCATCCAGTCGAAGATCGCAATCGGATCCGGCGGGCTGTTCGGAAAAGGGTTTACACTCGGAACGCAGAAGCGACTGGCGTTTCTTCCCGAGCAGCACACCGATTTCATTTTTGCGGTTGTCGGTGAGGAGATGGGATTCATCGGGGTGACCATCGTGCTCACCCTGTTCCTCGTTCTCTTTCTGCGTGTCACGCAGATCGCGGGGCGCGCGAACGATTCCTTCAGCTCACTCGTTGCGTTCGGTTTGATGGCGAGCTGGTTCGTGCACGTGCTGGTGAATGTCGGCATGACGCTGAACCTGATGCCGATCACGGGTATTCCGCTTCCGTTTTTCAGTTACGGCGGATCGTTCATGCTCGCGAGCTGGCTCGCGATCGGGATACTGATGCGGATCTCGGGAGAAGGGCGAGGCAAGGCGGCGTTCAAGAAGAGCTAAGCTGCCTTAACTGAACAACTACCAAAGCGAAGAGCGTCCAGGGCGTAAAGCGTCGGGCTTGGAGCTGCCTACGACAATGACTTCCCTCATGCGCGACAACGGCATTGCCTACGACGATGACTCATCTTGCGGGCGCGACTTGTCATCTCCCTTGTCCTTTTCCGCTTTCCGATCGTTGATACGATCCAATAATCCGTAAAGCATCTTACGAACCTCGATAGTTTGCGCGGTTAGCTTCGCATAGTGCTTTGTCGACATGGCTTTGAGGTCGTGCGCAACGAGTAAATGATATTCGAGCTCACTTGCCGAGTTAACAGAGCTTCGAAGGTAGCGCGCGAATTCGGCCTCACTGGCTTTTCCTCTTCCTTCAACAATGTTGGCGCCGATCGACATCGCGGCGCGACTCATCTGATTTCGCAGGGATGAATGCCTTCGTGGGCGTATCTTCGCTGCGACATGATCTGTGTTGAGCGCTAAGGCGTGAGCTTTACGCCAAACATGAAGTTTCTTGAAATCCGCCATGTGTTGACAATGGCCCATACCGCGCGAGAACTGTCATCATTTGATTCCGACCGTGACGGTCGCAACGCCTGTCGCGCATTGAGGGAAGTCATTGTCGTAGGCAGCTCCAAGCTGGACGCAGTAGGCCCTCGACGCTCTTCGCTATAGCAGTTGTTCAGTTAACGGTTCCCCAAAAAACAAGCGTAGCCGGTTCGGGGTCGCTTGCTTGCTCATCCCCCCGCAACCACATTTTAGTGAATGGCCTGGTTTCGCAAGGAAAAGAAGCCCCGGCAGCCGCGGCGCGAGAAGCACGAGATCCCGCCCGACGCGTGGGACAAGTGCGTGAAATGCGGGCACACCGACCTCACTGAAAAGTTCGAGCGGAACCTGAACGTCTGCCCGAACTGCGACCATCACCGGCGCATCCGGGCCATCGAGTACGTGAATCTCCTGCTCGATGAAGGAACCTCCGAGGAAACCGAAACCGAGATCCGATCGACCGACCCGCTCGGCTTTCCGGAGTATCCGCAACGCCTCGACAAAGCGGTGTCGAAATCCGGCGATGGCGACGCGATCCTTACCTTCACCGGTAGGCTGCTCGAGCTCCCTGTTTGTCTTGGCGTCATGGATTTCGCGTTCATGGGCGGATCCATGGGCTCTGTCGTCGGTGAGAAAATCGCGCGTCTCGGTCAGAAAGCTCTGGAGCGGAAGTTCTCGCTGATTCTCGTCTCGGCGTCGGGTGGCGCGCGCATGCAGGAGGGGGTGCTCTCGCTGATGCAGATGGCCAAGGCCGCGGCGATGTTGTCGCAGCTTGCAGAGCGACGCATACCATACGTGTCGATTCTCACGAACCCGACGACGGGTGGAGTGAGCGCGAGCTACGCCATGCTTGGCGATGCGATTCTCGCGGAGCCCGGCGCTGTCATCGGGTTTGCCGGTCCGCGCGTCATCAAGCAGACAATCGGACAGGATCTGCCCGACGGGTTCCAGACCTCCGAGTTTCTCCTCGAGCACGGAATGGTCGATGCCGTCGTTTCACGGAAGGATCTCAAGCCCACCGTCGGTCAGCTTCTCCGGCATATGAGCGGCAAGCCCGCCGCCACGGGGTGGACAGCGGCCTGACGAGCTACCGCAGCGCACTCGACGAACTCTTCGCGCGCACCGGCAGCACCGCCAAGTTTGGACTGGACCGCACGCATGCGTTCCTCGCGCTGCTCGGCAATCCGCACCGTCGCTTTCCCTCGTTCCACATCGCCGGGACAAACGGCAAGGGAAGCGTCGTGGCTACGCTCGACACGCTGCTGCGTGCGAAGGGATTGAGCGTCGGACGCTACACATCGCCGCATCTGGTGGATTTTCGTGAGCGCATCGTCGTCGACGAGAAGCAGATCGCCGAGGACCAGGTTCTGGATTTCATTCAACGCTGGCAAGGCGACTTCGAACGTCTGGGAGCTACTTTTTTCGAGATCACGACAGCGCTTGCGTTCGAGCATTTCGCGTCGCGCGATGTAGACGTCGGCCTCGTCGAGACAGGACTTGGCGGACGCCTCGATTCGACGAACGTCATCATGCCCGTTGTAGCCGGGGTTACGTCGATAGGCATCGATCACGTCGACTATCTGGGTGATTCTCTCGAAGGCATTGCCGCCGAGAAAGCCGGCATCTTCAAACGGGATGTACCGGCCGTGTTCGGTCCGGCGGCCTACGCAGCACGCGCCACGCTTGTCTCTGTGGCGCACGCCGCTGGGGCGACACCGGTCCTTCAGTCAACCGAGCTCTACCGCCCCATCAATGTTCGTGTGGACTGGACCGGGACGACATTCGATGTCGAGCGCGGCGGTGAATCCGCAACTCTCACGACGGGGCTTGCTGGAGACCATCAGGCGATCAACGCCTGCACGGCGCTCGCGATGCTCGATGCTGCGGGTGCTCCGTACCGAACGAGTCTGACTGAGGCAGGGCATTCGCTGCCTGGATTGAAACTCCCCGGCAGATTTCAGCGAGTGGGCAAATTCGTCCTCGATGTTGCTCACAACCCTGACGGAATTCGCGCGCTCATGTCGACACTCGATTCCGTCAAGCCGGCGCGCCCCATCGTTGCGGTGCTCGGAGTTCTTCGCGACAAGGACTGGAGAGAGATGATGAGATCCCTCTGTCCCGTGGTGGACGCCACCATCGTGACGACACCAGCCAGCGCTTCAGCGGAGCGTGTCTGGGATGCCACCGAAGCGCTGAAGTTCGGCAGGGAAGGCGGATGGTCGGTGACGCTGGTTCCCGAGGTTGCGGAGGCAGTGGAGCGTGCCGCCAGCGAGGCAGCCACGGTTGTCGTCACCGGCTCGTTTCACACTGTGGGCGACGCGAGCTTGTTCGGCGGACTCAGGTAAGGCAGGATGATGAGTGTGCTTGCCGCACTCTCAGGAATCCATAGCTTTCCCTAATGGCGCAACGGGCGTTACCGGGATTCCGCGATTTCTACCCTGAGCAGCTGGCGGAGCGCGCTTATCTCATGAGCGTCTGGCGCCAGGTGATGCACCGTTACGCGTTCGTCGAGTTCGACGGGCCTCCACTCGAGTCACTCGACATCTATCGAAAGAAGAGCGGGGACGAGCTCGTCGGACAGCTTTACGCCTTCACCGACAAGGGCGATCGTGAAGTCGCTCTCCGACCGGAGATGACTCCGACACTCGCGCGAATGGTCGCCGCCCGCGCAAGCTCGCTCCGCAAGCCGGTCCGGTGGTTTTCGATTCCGCAGCTCTTCCGTTATGAGCGTCAACAGAAAGGGCGACTGCGTGAGCATTTCCAGCTCAATGCCGACATCGTCGGCGAGGCGGGAATCGCCGCGGACGCCGAGCTGCTGGCAGCGGCACTGGACGTGATGCGTACTCTTGGACTCGGTTCTGCGGACGTCGTTGCCCGCGTCTCTGACCGGCGGCTCCTCCAGTCGCTGCTTCTCAACGCCGGCGTAACGGAAGCCGATCTTCCGGCTCTCTACACGGTGATCGACAAGTACGAGCCCGACGGTGGCGAGGGCTCGCGCATGAAGCTCGAGCGAGCCGTGGGAAACGGAGCCATCGCAGACAGCGTGGACTCGATTCTTGCCTGCCGCGATGTCGCATCACTGCTGAAGCATTATGGCGATCTTCCGGGCACCGGCGAGCATATCGAGCGGATGCGACAGTATCTGCGGTACGTTGCCGACCTCGGGTTTGGAGAATGGGTTCAGCTCGATCTGACTATCGTGCGCGGGCTTGCGTATTACACCGGCACCGTTTTCGAGCTGTTCGATACTGCCGGCGAAATGCGCGCGATCTGCGGTGGGGGACGGTACGACAAGCTGCTGGAGACGGTCGGAGGTGTGGACCTGCCGGCGCTCGGCTTCGGGATGGGCGACGTCGTGCTCGGCGATCTGCTGAAGTCGAGAGACCTCATTCCAGCCACGGTGCCCAGACTCGATTTCTGGGTGGCGTCGGATGACGAGTCTCTCACCGGCGACGTGATGAGAATTGCCGGCGAGCTCCGCCGCCGAGATGTGAGTGTCGAGTACGCGCTGCACCCGCAGCAGCTGGCCAGGCAGCTCAAGTCGGCTGCTGCAGCCGGTGCGCGACGCGTCGTCATCCTGAAGCGCGATCGATTCGTGTTGCGCGAAGTAACCGTCCGCGATCTCCTCGTCGGGACGGAGCGGACGCTCCAGGTCGAGGAGCTCATGAGTACCTTGCATTCACAGTTAAATGGCTGAAGACAAGAAACTGACGACACGCGCCGCCGATTTCAGCGCGTGGTACAATGAAACCGTTCTCAAAGCCGAGCTGGCAGACTACTCGCCTGTTCGCGGCTGCATGGTGATCAGGCCGCGCGGCTACGGCATCTGGGAGCGTATGCAGCGCCAGCTCGATTTCATGTTCAAGGATACCGGCCACGAGAACGCGTACTTTCCGCTCTTCATTCCGGAATCCTTCCTCCACAAGGAAGCCGAGCACGTCGAAGGATTCGCCCCGGAAGTCGCAGTCGTCACTCACGGCGGAGGCAAGAAGCTCGACGAGCCGCTGGTGATACGGCCTACCTCGGAAACAATCATCTATGCGATGTTCGCCAAGTGGGTGCAGAGCTACCGGGATCTTCCACTGCTTATCAACCAGTGGGCAAACGTCGTCAGATGGGAAATGCGCACGCGCCTCTTTTTGCGAACGCTCGAGTTCCTGTGGCAGGAAGGTCATACGGCTCACGCGACCGAAGCCGAGGCCGAGGAGGAAGCGCGGAAGATGTTGGGCGTCTATCGCGATTTCATGGAAGGGTGGATGGCAATGCCGGTGGTTACGGGCGTGAAGACCGACTCGGAGCGATTCGCCGGCGCGGTGCGCACCTACGCGTGTGAAGCGATGATGCAGGACAACAAGGCGCTGCAGGCCGGCACGACGCACAACCTCGGTCAGAACTTCGCGAAAGCGTTCGACCTGAAGTTTCAGTCCGAAGCGGGAGGCATGGAGTACGCGTGGAACACGAGCTGGGGCGTTTCGACCCGGCTTGTCGGCGCTCTCGTAATGACGCACGGCGACGACTTCGGCCTTCGCACGCCGCCGTTCCTTGCGCCCGTCGAGCTGGTGATCGTGCCGATATGGCGATCCGATGAGGACAAGGCTCGTGTGCTCGAGGCCG contains:
- the mrdA gene encoding penicillin-binding protein 2 → MSFHPNDIARRTQLSSVALAAGFILLLGAFFRTQVLDHRSYVLQSEENRLRPIPLPAPRGIIYDRAGKIIAENLPAYSVSLIAPSEDSLRATMKVLQSTLQLTDGDISAAIRRFRRAPTRPTVVLPDASIDVISVLEEHRIDFPRLIIQSVPKRYYPDGPLVASFVGYTGEITEDDLNKPEFAGYKPGQIIGKGGLEKQYEPILHGREGVRFDEVDARGRPVRGVGPRPDLDAQGAPPMKTNIDMDLQRYAASLFGDSLMGGAIALEPKTGGVLALYSHPSFDPNRFTGGIPPDYWKELNTDPRRPLFNKVIQGTYPPASTWKLATANIGMELGLVKIDTRMPIACSGGLQYGRRYFRCWEKRGHGSLNLAGAITHSCDVYFYQLGLRIGLNRLVAGGVDLGFRERSGIDLPNEYKPRFPSKDVKTYYDRLFGRNWSNSETLNLAIGQGANSQTVVSMAKFFTSLATDGAAATPYLVARPPERTPIMKLTPDQIAGLRRAMAGVVSAGGTAASANIKGVVLAGKTGTAQNTERPDEDHAWFVGFAPADDPKIVVAVFLEFGEHGYYAARLASKIISYYLKVDVKPELVEAGG
- the rodA gene encoding rod shape-determining protein RodA translates to MRRIVADYPLVITALLLSLFGVAMVYSAGQTDTPTAVMRVYRSQLLWLLVGMLGAYGISRSSVRFIEWVTVPAYWLSIALLALTLVIGAGAGTAASTKSWLAIGGVRIGQPSELAKVTVVLMLARILAARREPPKSILDLWWPALVVAIPWVIIMLQPDLGTGIVFIGIFFGMLYWSGVAWPLLLLLASPVVSLILSFSTGLWGAWFLVLLALVLYYRPYLVEGIVLMVANIATGVIAPILWEKLAPYQQNRLRVFIDPSADPRASGYHVIQSKIAIGSGGLFGKGFTLGTQKRLAFLPEQHTDFIFAVVGEEMGFIGVTIVLTLFLVLFLRVTQIAGRANDSFSSLVAFGLMASWFVHVLVNVGMTLNLMPITGIPLPFFSYGGSFMLASWLAIGILMRISGEGRGKAAFKKS
- a CDS encoding four helix bundle protein; amino-acid sequence: MADFKKLHVWRKAHALALNTDHVAAKIRPRRHSSLRNQMSRAAMSIGANIVEGRGKASEAEFARYLRSSVNSASELEYHLLVAHDLKAMSTKHYAKLTAQTIEVRKMLYGLLDRINDRKAEKDKGDDKSRPQDESSS
- the accD gene encoding acetyl-CoA carboxylase, carboxyltransferase subunit beta; the protein is MAWFRKEKKPRQPRREKHEIPPDAWDKCVKCGHTDLTEKFERNLNVCPNCDHHRRIRAIEYVNLLLDEGTSEETETEIRSTDPLGFPEYPQRLDKAVSKSGDGDAILTFTGRLLELPVCLGVMDFAFMGGSMGSVVGEKIARLGQKALERKFSLILVSASGGARMQEGVLSLMQMAKAAAMLSQLAERRIPYVSILTNPTTGGVSASYAMLGDAILAEPGAVIGFAGPRVIKQTIGQDLPDGFQTSEFLLEHGMVDAVVSRKDLKPTVGQLLRHMSGKPAATGWTAA
- a CDS encoding folylpolyglutamate synthase/dihydrofolate synthase family protein, whose translation is MDSGLTSYRSALDELFARTGSTAKFGLDRTHAFLALLGNPHRRFPSFHIAGTNGKGSVVATLDTLLRAKGLSVGRYTSPHLVDFRERIVVDEKQIAEDQVLDFIQRWQGDFERLGATFFEITTALAFEHFASRDVDVGLVETGLGGRLDSTNVIMPVVAGVTSIGIDHVDYLGDSLEGIAAEKAGIFKRDVPAVFGPAAYAARATLVSVAHAAGATPVLQSTELYRPINVRVDWTGTTFDVERGGESATLTTGLAGDHQAINACTALAMLDAAGAPYRTSLTEAGHSLPGLKLPGRFQRVGKFVLDVAHNPDGIRALMSTLDSVKPARPIVAVLGVLRDKDWREMMRSLCPVVDATIVTTPASASAERVWDATEALKFGREGGWSVTLVPEVAEAVERAASEAATVVVTGSFHTVGDASLFGGLR
- the hisS gene encoding histidine--tRNA ligase, translating into MAQRALPGFRDFYPEQLAERAYLMSVWRQVMHRYAFVEFDGPPLESLDIYRKKSGDELVGQLYAFTDKGDREVALRPEMTPTLARMVAARASSLRKPVRWFSIPQLFRYERQQKGRLREHFQLNADIVGEAGIAADAELLAAALDVMRTLGLGSADVVARVSDRRLLQSLLLNAGVTEADLPALYTVIDKYEPDGGEGSRMKLERAVGNGAIADSVDSILACRDVASLLKHYGDLPGTGEHIERMRQYLRYVADLGFGEWVQLDLTIVRGLAYYTGTVFELFDTAGEMRAICGGGRYDKLLETVGGVDLPALGFGMGDVVLGDLLKSRDLIPATVPRLDFWVASDDESLTGDVMRIAGELRRRDVSVEYALHPQQLARQLKSAAAAGARRVVILKRDRFVLREVTVRDLLVGTERTLQVEELMSTLHSQLNG
- the proS gene encoding proline--tRNA ligase; translated protein: MAEDKKLTTRAADFSAWYNETVLKAELADYSPVRGCMVIRPRGYGIWERMQRQLDFMFKDTGHENAYFPLFIPESFLHKEAEHVEGFAPEVAVVTHGGGKKLDEPLVIRPTSETIIYAMFAKWVQSYRDLPLLINQWANVVRWEMRTRLFLRTLEFLWQEGHTAHATEAEAEEEARKMLGVYRDFMEGWMAMPVVTGVKTDSERFAGAVRTYACEAMMQDNKALQAGTTHNLGQNFAKAFDLKFQSEAGGMEYAWNTSWGVSTRLVGALVMTHGDDFGLRTPPFLAPVELVIVPIWRSDEDKARVLEAAEKVRATLAAWERRKTGKLRVHLDDREGMKPGAKYYEWELRGIPVRLEIGPRDIDNNQCVLVRRDNRVKRTVTLDSIGEDVADLLSMMQTDMRVAAFERREANSVRGDVTYDRFRELMAGEGGFVYAGWCGGADCEVQIKEETKATIRVLPDEEFRSAEAPTSCVKCARAATAEALWAKAY